The following proteins come from a genomic window of Gimesia sp.:
- a CDS encoding efflux RND transporter permease subunit, translating into MLNAIIRFSLKQRHLTLAFSLFLIGFGTWQALNMAIDVFPNLNRPRVVVMTEAPGMAPEEVESLITFPLETTLNGATGVQAVRSSSGVGISVIYVEFEWGTDIYNDRQVVNERLQLVTDRLPEGIKPQLAPISSIMGQIMMLGMWSEDDETSPLEVRTLADWVVRQRLLTIPGVSQVFTMGGGRKQFQVLVNPEALIKYGITLHEVREACQQSNLNTTGGYLDEQGPNEFLVRALGRIQTLDDLKKVVVTRQEGRPIVLSQVARVTEGAQVKRGDSSAFIKQADGTFAGGPAVVLTVNKQPNADTRRVTNDVLQALEELKPSLPKDIRIQPELYSQKSFIDRSIENVIEALRDGGILVVIILFLFLMNFRTTFITLTAIPLSIAITAIIFAVFGLSINTMTLGGLAVAIGELVDDAIVDVENIFRRLQENRYRENPKPTLLVVFQASCEIRNSIVFGTVIVVLVFLPLFALSGMEGRLFTPLGVAYIVSILSSLLVSLTLTPVLSYWLLGKKFGSPVQKSEKETESEHTHKDGPLLRLLKWGAGMVIGFSIRFAKPLLMLGIISVLIAGLFLIQLEQDFLPPFNEGVAQLNVVLPPGTSLKKSNEIARTVMDQLKKIKGVAAFSRRTGRAELDEHAEGVNVSEYIISFDPESGRGREAVLEEIRHSMESIPGIVISVEQPLAHLISHMISGVKAQVGIKIYGEDLTILRTTAQKLGTAMRSVPGVTDVLVEPQVEIPQLQIKLNRDKLKLYGLTPAYVNEYVQTAMNGMVVSQVLQGQRTFDLLIRMDEQYREDRETLKRLSINLPDGGTTPLSSVAEITESSGPNTINREKVQKRIIVQCNVSGRGLVDVVQDIQAKQKPIIEKLPAGYFVEYSGQFENQQTASRLIAILFVVSMLGVFLVLFTMFHSVNFSLQVMAALPMAFIGSVIALVITGQTLTIAAMVGFISLGGIASRNGILLLNHYLHLVKYEGESWTREMIIRAGQERLAPVLMTALTSGIGLVPLAMAQGEAGKEILYPVATVIIGGLLSSTILEFFIRPALFWSFGREAGARIVERGTEEIPLLEESEEQAASTAH; encoded by the coding sequence ATGCTCAATGCAATTATACGTTTTTCACTGAAACAGCGGCACCTGACGCTGGCCTTCTCCCTGTTCCTGATCGGATTCGGAACATGGCAGGCACTGAATATGGCCATCGATGTGTTTCCCAATCTCAACCGCCCGCGGGTGGTGGTGATGACGGAAGCACCCGGCATGGCGCCCGAAGAAGTTGAATCACTGATAACCTTTCCCCTGGAAACCACCCTCAACGGTGCTACCGGTGTGCAGGCCGTGAGGAGTTCCTCCGGCGTCGGTATCTCCGTGATCTATGTCGAATTCGAATGGGGCACCGATATCTACAACGACCGGCAGGTCGTCAACGAACGTCTGCAACTGGTCACCGATCGTCTACCTGAAGGCATCAAACCACAGTTGGCGCCGATCTCATCCATCATGGGGCAGATCATGATGCTCGGGATGTGGAGTGAAGACGATGAAACTTCGCCCCTGGAAGTCCGGACCCTGGCGGACTGGGTGGTTCGTCAGCGATTGTTGACCATTCCCGGTGTCTCCCAGGTGTTTACGATGGGGGGCGGACGCAAACAGTTCCAGGTCCTCGTCAATCCGGAGGCATTGATCAAATATGGGATTACACTGCACGAGGTGCGGGAGGCCTGCCAGCAGAGTAATCTGAATACGACCGGGGGCTACCTGGATGAACAGGGGCCCAACGAATTTCTGGTACGGGCACTGGGGCGGATCCAGACGCTGGACGATCTGAAGAAAGTCGTCGTGACCCGCCAGGAAGGACGCCCGATTGTTCTGTCCCAGGTGGCCCGGGTAACCGAAGGTGCCCAGGTGAAGCGGGGAGACAGTTCCGCATTCATCAAGCAGGCAGACGGCACCTTTGCCGGCGGTCCGGCGGTGGTACTGACCGTCAATAAACAACCCAATGCCGACACACGACGGGTGACCAACGATGTGCTCCAGGCGCTGGAAGAGCTCAAACCTTCGCTTCCCAAAGACATTCGAATTCAGCCTGAACTCTACTCGCAGAAATCATTCATCGACCGTTCCATTGAGAATGTGATCGAAGCCCTGCGGGACGGGGGCATTCTGGTGGTGATTATTCTGTTCCTGTTCCTGATGAACTTCCGCACGACGTTTATTACCCTCACAGCGATTCCCTTATCGATTGCGATCACGGCGATTATTTTCGCTGTCTTCGGATTATCAATCAATACGATGACGCTGGGAGGCCTGGCGGTGGCCATCGGTGAACTCGTGGATGACGCGATTGTGGATGTAGAAAATATTTTCCGCCGCTTACAGGAGAACCGCTATCGCGAGAACCCCAAGCCGACATTGCTGGTCGTCTTTCAGGCCAGCTGTGAAATCCGGAATTCCATTGTCTTTGGAACCGTGATTGTTGTGCTGGTATTCTTGCCGCTATTCGCGTTGTCCGGGATGGAAGGTCGCCTGTTTACACCCCTGGGTGTGGCATATATCGTGTCGATCCTGTCGTCACTGCTGGTTTCTCTGACGCTGACTCCCGTGCTGTCTTACTGGCTGCTGGGTAAGAAATTTGGTTCGCCCGTTCAGAAATCAGAAAAAGAAACTGAAAGTGAGCACACTCACAAAGATGGACCACTGCTTCGCCTCCTGAAATGGGGCGCGGGAATGGTCATCGGTTTCAGTATCCGTTTTGCGAAACCTCTGCTGATGCTGGGGATTATCAGTGTGCTGATCGCAGGGCTGTTCCTGATACAGCTCGAACAGGATTTCCTGCCCCCCTTTAACGAAGGGGTCGCGCAATTGAATGTGGTTCTACCTCCTGGAACCTCTCTGAAGAAATCGAATGAAATCGCCAGAACGGTGATGGATCAGTTAAAGAAGATCAAAGGTGTGGCTGCGTTTTCCCGTCGCACCGGCCGGGCGGAACTCGACGAACATGCCGAAGGGGTGAATGTCTCGGAATACATTATCTCGTTTGATCCGGAATCAGGCAGAGGACGTGAAGCAGTGCTGGAAGAGATCCGGCATTCGATGGAGTCGATTCCCGGTATTGTGATCTCCGTGGAACAACCACTGGCGCACCTGATCTCCCATATGATCTCCGGCGTCAAAGCCCAGGTTGGGATTAAAATTTATGGCGAGGATCTGACCATTCTGCGGACGACTGCTCAAAAATTGGGAACTGCGATGCGTTCGGTACCTGGTGTGACTGACGTACTGGTTGAGCCTCAGGTGGAGATTCCGCAACTGCAGATCAAACTCAACCGGGATAAGTTGAAACTGTATGGACTGACGCCCGCGTATGTGAATGAATATGTGCAGACCGCCATGAACGGGATGGTGGTTTCCCAGGTATTGCAGGGGCAACGGACCTTTGATCTGTTGATCCGCATGGACGAACAGTACCGCGAAGACCGGGAGACGTTGAAACGACTTTCGATCAATTTGCCTGACGGCGGTACAACGCCTCTGTCCTCGGTCGCTGAGATTACGGAATCGTCCGGGCCCAATACGATCAACAGGGAAAAGGTTCAGAAGCGGATCATCGTGCAATGTAACGTGTCCGGTCGTGGCCTGGTCGACGTGGTGCAGGACATCCAGGCGAAACAGAAGCCGATTATTGAGAAACTGCCCGCAGGCTACTTTGTGGAATACAGCGGGCAGTTTGAGAATCAGCAGACAGCCTCTCGATTGATTGCGATTCTGTTTGTGGTTTCGATGCTGGGTGTCTTCCTGGTGCTGTTTACGATGTTCCATTCCGTTAATTTCTCGTTGCAGGTAATGGCGGCACTGCCGATGGCCTTCATCGGTTCGGTGATCGCGCTGGTCATTACGGGACAGACTCTGACCATCGCAGCCATGGTCGGCTTTATTTCATTGGGCGGGATTGCCTCTCGTAACGGAATTCTGCTGCTCAACCATTATCTGCACCTGGTGAAATACGAAGGCGAAAGCTGGACACGCGAAATGATTATTCGGGCAGGTCAGGAACGCCTGGCACCCGTGCTGATGACGGCGTTAACCTCGGGCATCGGTCTGGTTCCCCTGGCGATGGCACAGGGAGAAGCAGGTAAAGAAATTCTGTACCCGGTCGCGACGGTGATCATCGGTGGACTGCTCAGCAGTACGATTCTGGAGTTCTTCATCCGTCCTGCTCTGTTCTGGAGTTTTGGACGCGAGGCAGGCGCACGGATTGTCGAACGGGGGACGGAAGAAATCCCCCTGCTGGAAGAAAGCGAAGAACAGGCGGCTTCCACCGCGCATTAA
- a CDS encoding arylsulfatase, which translates to MSFRVLLLLCVVCLFPVMKASAAAEKTTRPNIILIMCDDMGWSDLGCYGGEVQTPNLDQMAREGLRFTQFYNNAVCWTTRASLVTGLYPRYPRPHLTTNMVTLGEVLKQAGYQTALSGKWHLGRTETTHPVYRGFEDYYGLLDGCCNFFDPYYRDPKYKWGSSGGGYRFFAQNTTRITEFPDDFYTTDAFTDHAIEQIKGYAKTDQPFFLHLCYTAPHYPLHAKPKDIAKYKGRYAAGWEALREERYQRQLKMGLVDPQWKLPKRDPESADWENDKYPRDWQQRRMEVYAAMIDCMDQNIGRLMQTLKETGVDENTIVMFLSDNGPDASEPGGANPQQEPGPKEYYTTCGPSWAFPQNTPFRRFKTWMHEGGISTPLIVRWPGHVAPASLTRQPAHIIDVMPTCIELAETKYPEAYAGHKIIPVEGKSMLPIFQGETRQPHESLFWELRNNQAVRQGKWKLVADRTINRWELYDLEQDRTETNNLASHYPERVAQMKAAWQEWAEMTGVANQKHQRGKQIP; encoded by the coding sequence ATGTCGTTCCGCGTGCTGCTACTGCTGTGTGTTGTCTGTCTTTTCCCAGTGATGAAAGCGTCTGCGGCAGCAGAAAAGACAACGCGGCCCAACATCATTCTGATCATGTGTGACGACATGGGCTGGTCGGACCTCGGTTGTTACGGCGGCGAAGTGCAGACACCCAACCTGGATCAGATGGCCCGGGAAGGTCTGCGGTTTACCCAGTTCTACAATAACGCGGTCTGCTGGACCACGCGGGCTTCGCTGGTGACCGGGCTTTATCCCCGTTATCCCCGGCCTCATCTGACGACGAACATGGTGACACTCGGTGAAGTGCTCAAGCAGGCCGGTTATCAGACGGCCCTCAGCGGCAAGTGGCACCTGGGACGCACCGAGACCACGCACCCCGTTTATCGTGGGTTCGAAGACTATTACGGCCTGCTGGATGGCTGCTGCAATTTCTTTGATCCTTACTATCGGGATCCCAAATACAAGTGGGGCAGTTCCGGGGGCGGATATCGCTTCTTTGCGCAAAACACCACGCGGATCACCGAGTTCCCCGACGACTTTTACACGACCGATGCCTTTACCGATCACGCGATTGAACAGATCAAAGGCTACGCGAAAACAGACCAGCCTTTCTTTCTGCATCTTTGTTACACCGCGCCTCATTATCCATTGCACGCCAAGCCCAAAGACATCGCGAAATACAAAGGCCGCTATGCCGCAGGCTGGGAAGCGCTGCGGGAAGAACGCTATCAGCGGCAGTTGAAAATGGGGCTCGTCGATCCCCAGTGGAAGCTGCCCAAACGGGATCCGGAGTCCGCCGACTGGGAAAACGACAAGTACCCCCGCGACTGGCAGCAGCGACGCATGGAAGTCTATGCGGCGATGATTGACTGTATGGATCAGAATATCGGCCGTCTGATGCAGACACTCAAAGAGACCGGCGTGGATGAGAATACGATTGTGATGTTCCTGTCGGACAATGGTCCTGATGCCAGCGAGCCGGGCGGTGCGAATCCCCAACAGGAACCCGGCCCCAAAGAGTACTACACGACCTGTGGACCCAGTTGGGCGTTCCCGCAGAACACACCGTTCCGTCGTTTTAAAACCTGGATGCATGAAGGGGGCATTTCGACTCCGCTGATTGTCCGCTGGCCCGGCCATGTAGCTCCCGCCAGTCTGACCCGCCAGCCGGCACATATCATCGACGTGATGCCAACCTGCATCGAACTCGCGGAGACAAAGTACCCGGAAGCCTATGCAGGTCATAAGATCATCCCGGTGGAAGGGAAGAGCATGCTGCCGATTTTCCAGGGAGAGACGCGCCAGCCGCACGAGTCCCTGTTCTGGGAACTGCGAAACAACCAGGCGGTCCGACAGGGGAAATGGAAACTGGTGGCGGATCGAACCATCAATCGCTGGGAGCTGTACGATCTGGAACAGGATCGCACCGAGACCAACAATCTAGCGTCCCACTATCCGGAACGGGTCGCACAGATGAAAGCCGCCTGGCAGGAGTGGGCAGAGATGACCGGCGTGGCGAACCAGAAGCATCAACGCGGCAAGCAGATCCCGTAA
- a CDS encoding phosphatidate cytidylyltransferase — protein sequence MWEIPPHSLYAMLVVFGLLVTATTCRLILKQLKPEKDYTELRQRIQSWWWMIGILFLCLIVSRTTAIILFAFISFLALKEFFSIVPTRQADRRVLFWAYLSIPVQYYLVSIGWYGLFIIFIPVYLFLFLPMRMVLIGETRGFIHSAGIIHWAVMLTVFCLSHIAYLLMLPVKNADAGGMGLVIFLLFMTQFNDVCQFIWGKLLGRHKIIPKVSPNKTWEGFIGGLLTIALVSGFLGPFLTPLNFRFSLLAGLLISVSGFIGDVVISSIKRDLEIKDSGSLIPGHGGILDRCDSLIFTSPLFFHYLYYMSF from the coding sequence ATGTGGGAGATCCCTCCGCATTCTCTGTATGCGATGCTGGTCGTCTTCGGTCTGCTGGTCACGGCTACGACCTGTCGATTGATCCTGAAGCAACTCAAGCCGGAAAAGGACTATACCGAACTGCGTCAGCGAATTCAGTCCTGGTGGTGGATGATCGGCATTCTGTTTCTCTGCCTGATTGTAAGTCGCACGACGGCCATCATCCTGTTTGCCTTTATCAGCTTCCTGGCGCTCAAGGAGTTCTTTTCGATTGTCCCTACAAGGCAGGCGGACAGGCGTGTGCTGTTCTGGGCCTACCTGTCGATTCCCGTGCAATACTATCTGGTCAGCATCGGCTGGTACGGTCTGTTTATCATCTTTATTCCGGTCTACCTGTTCCTGTTTCTTCCGATGCGGATGGTGCTGATTGGAGAGACACGCGGCTTCATTCATTCTGCAGGCATCATTCACTGGGCTGTCATGCTGACTGTCTTCTGTCTGAGTCACATTGCTTACCTGCTGATGCTGCCGGTAAAGAACGCTGACGCCGGTGGCATGGGGCTGGTAATCTTCCTGTTATTCATGACCCAGTTTAATGACGTGTGCCAGTTTATATGGGGCAAACTGCTGGGACGCCACAAGATCATTCCCAAAGTCAGTCCGAATAAGACCTGGGAAGGTTTCATCGGAGGATTGCTGACCATTGCACTGGTCTCCGGTTTTCTGGGACCGTTTCTGACACCGTTGAATTTCCGCTTCAGTCTGCTGGCAGGCCTGCTGATCAGCGTCTCGGGATTTATCGGCGACGTCGTGATCTCATCAATCAAACGTGACCTGGAGATCAAAGACAGCGGTTCTCTGATTCCCGGGCACGGCGGTATTCTGGACCGCTGCGACAGCCTGATTTTTACATCGCCACTGTTTTTTCATTACCTCTATTACATGAGTTTCTGA
- a CDS encoding secretion protein HlyD — MNQSKLKQNWIWILFLLILIPVGLLAWKTQQQWLPAVNDMAENGKSKNATDEHGAEEDHHDHDHAGHEESTSLELTPQARKNIGLTGEKVVPVKLQAFTRTLTIPAIVVEVPGKTRVKVVAPMTGIITNVNVIAGEAVQPGRELFKIRLTHEDLVQAQADFLKTLGELDVEDKEIARIKEITDKGVIAGKVLLEREYAKEKLEAILKAQREALLLHGFSEGQVDQIRDNRRLIKEHQVYAPQLHDQSGEVQLPNMAIQRISAPAPDSQGPVNARHKSIFIVQSLNISKGDFVQAGDTLCVLADYSDLYLKGQAFEQEADELTRCLENGWSVQAIQEINNKNKELIKNLQIDYLDNQIETDARIFSVFVDLPNKIEHENVRSDGERFITWRFKPGQRMQLRIPVETWKKQIVVPVEAIATEGAESFVFQENGDHFDRRPVHVLYKDQLWAVIQNDGAIFPGDKIALTGAHQMQMALKNKAGGAVDPHAGHNH; from the coding sequence ATGAATCAATCAAAACTCAAACAGAACTGGATCTGGATTTTATTTTTACTGATCCTGATCCCCGTTGGCCTGCTGGCCTGGAAGACTCAGCAACAATGGCTACCTGCTGTGAATGACATGGCGGAAAACGGAAAATCAAAAAATGCAACAGACGAACATGGAGCGGAAGAGGACCATCATGACCACGATCACGCCGGGCATGAGGAATCGACCTCTCTGGAACTGACTCCCCAGGCACGCAAGAATATCGGCCTGACAGGGGAGAAGGTCGTTCCCGTGAAGCTGCAGGCGTTCACTCGCACACTGACCATTCCTGCGATTGTCGTAGAGGTGCCCGGAAAGACCCGAGTGAAAGTCGTGGCACCGATGACCGGAATTATCACCAACGTGAATGTGATTGCAGGTGAAGCGGTGCAGCCCGGTCGGGAACTCTTCAAGATCCGCCTGACCCATGAAGACCTGGTGCAGGCCCAGGCTGACTTCCTGAAGACCCTGGGTGAACTCGATGTCGAAGACAAGGAAATCGCCCGGATCAAGGAAATTACGGATAAAGGTGTTATCGCCGGTAAGGTCCTGCTGGAACGCGAGTATGCCAAAGAAAAACTGGAAGCAATTCTGAAAGCCCAACGAGAGGCACTACTGCTGCACGGTTTCTCCGAAGGTCAGGTCGACCAGATCCGTGATAACCGTCGGCTGATTAAAGAACATCAGGTGTATGCCCCTCAGCTGCACGATCAGTCGGGAGAAGTCCAACTGCCGAACATGGCAATTCAACGGATCTCAGCACCCGCACCCGATTCACAGGGACCTGTCAACGCGCGTCACAAATCCATCTTCATTGTGCAGTCGCTGAATATCAGCAAAGGTGACTTCGTCCAGGCAGGCGATACGCTGTGCGTGCTGGCCGACTATAGTGACCTGTATCTCAAAGGGCAGGCGTTTGAACAGGAAGCCGATGAATTAACCCGTTGCCTGGAAAATGGCTGGTCCGTCCAAGCGATTCAGGAAATCAATAACAAAAATAAAGAGCTGATTAAAAACCTGCAGATCGATTACCTGGACAACCAGATCGAAACCGATGCACGCATCTTTTCGGTCTTTGTCGATCTGCCGAACAAGATCGAGCATGAAAACGTACGCTCGGACGGAGAACGCTTTATAACGTGGCGTTTCAAGCCGGGACAGAGGATGCAGTTGCGGATTCCAGTGGAGACCTGGAAGAAGCAGATTGTCGTGCCCGTGGAAGCAATCGCGACCGAGGGGGCAGAGAGTTTTGTTTTCCAGGAGAACGGCGATCACTTTGATCGGCGTCCGGTGCACGTCCTGTATAAGGATCAGCTCTGGGCAGTCATTCAGAACGACGGTGCGATTTTCCCCGGAGACAAAATTGCACTCACGGGAGCACATCAGATGCAGATGGCTTTGAAAAACAAAGCCGGTGGTGCGGTCGATCCCCACGCGGGACATAACCACTGA
- a CDS encoding lysophospholipid acyltransferase family protein has translation MERVLKILFFALIVRPIVIIVLGLNLRGKQNLPVEGPSIVVANHNSHLDALVLMSLYPLSRLHKVRPVAAADYFLKNRYLSWFSRNCLDIIPIQRTGRMRKSELFAGCHEALDRGEILILFPEGSRGNPEELSEIKRGVYHIVHDRSDTRLTPVMMHGLGRALPRGEALLVPFNCDVIIGETIPDAETGEQLVESIKASFLDLQQYCITCRQTG, from the coding sequence ATGGAGCGGGTACTCAAAATCCTGTTTTTTGCGCTCATCGTCAGACCGATCGTGATTATCGTTCTCGGACTGAACTTGCGAGGTAAGCAGAACCTGCCTGTCGAAGGGCCATCGATCGTCGTCGCCAATCATAACAGTCATCTCGATGCCCTGGTGCTGATGAGCCTGTATCCCCTGTCGCGCCTGCATAAGGTGCGTCCTGTAGCGGCTGCCGATTATTTCCTGAAGAATCGCTACCTCTCCTGGTTTTCCAGGAACTGTCTGGACATCATTCCCATCCAGCGGACCGGACGCATGCGCAAGAGCGAACTGTTCGCGGGCTGTCACGAGGCCCTGGATCGGGGCGAGATTCTGATCCTGTTCCCGGAAGGCAGTCGCGGTAACCCCGAAGAGTTGAGCGAAATCAAACGCGGCGTCTATCACATCGTGCACGATCGCTCCGATACGAGACTGACACCAGTAATGATGCACGGACTGGGCCGGGCACTGCCGCGGGGCGAAGCGCTGCTGGTCCCCTTTAACTGCGATGTGATTATTGGAGAAACCATTCCCGATGCAGAGACCGGCGAACAATTGGTCGAGTCGATCAAAGCTTCTTTCCTGGACCTGCAGCAGTATTGCATTACCTGCCGACAGACAGGATGA
- a CDS encoding C-terminal binding protein, translating to MSAKYRVLITDRAWPDCEVEKQELARVDAEVIEAPPGADEQTLIEHATGVDAIATCWAQVTRPVIEAAPNCKTIARLGIGLDNIDVEYATSQKIPVTNVPDYCIPEVADHAIALMLASLRNVAYFHQQTKQGVYDLSAAPMPRRVSTLTMGLFGFGLTGQAVAERARAFGMQVIATNSSGNDYGTGTKMVDFEELLAESDVISIHAPLTEATEHQFDAAAFEKMKSTSLIINTSRGALIEFDALKSAIQNQSIAGAALDVFDPEPPDLTDPFFQHERVIATPHAAFISSESLDELRAQAARQIADVLVGKETTNVVNPEALA from the coding sequence GTGTCTGCGAAATATCGCGTATTAATCACGGACCGTGCCTGGCCCGATTGTGAGGTCGAGAAACAGGAATTAGCCCGCGTGGATGCCGAAGTCATTGAGGCCCCTCCCGGCGCGGATGAACAGACCCTGATCGAACATGCGACCGGCGTCGATGCGATCGCCACGTGCTGGGCCCAGGTCACCCGGCCCGTGATTGAAGCGGCTCCCAACTGTAAAACCATCGCCCGCCTGGGTATCGGTCTCGATAATATCGACGTGGAATATGCGACGTCACAGAAGATTCCGGTCACCAATGTTCCCGATTACTGCATCCCGGAAGTCGCCGACCATGCGATTGCCCTGATGCTGGCCAGTCTGCGAAACGTGGCCTATTTCCATCAGCAGACCAAACAGGGTGTCTATGATCTCTCCGCCGCCCCAATGCCCCGCCGGGTAAGTACCCTTACCATGGGACTGTTTGGTTTTGGATTGACCGGACAGGCGGTTGCAGAACGGGCCCGTGCGTTTGGCATGCAGGTGATCGCGACGAATTCTTCCGGTAACGATTATGGCACTGGTACGAAAATGGTCGATTTTGAGGAGCTGCTGGCAGAGAGCGATGTGATTTCGATTCACGCCCCGCTGACGGAAGCCACCGAGCACCAGTTTGATGCAGCGGCATTCGAGAAAATGAAGTCCACTTCACTGATTATTAATACCTCGCGCGGTGCGTTGATTGAATTCGACGCGCTCAAGTCGGCGATTCAGAATCAGAGCATTGCTGGTGCCGCTCTGGACGTGTTTGATCCGGAACCACCCGACTTGACCGATCCATTCTTTCAGCATGAACGGGTGATCGCAACTCCCCACGCGGCTTTCATTTCCAGCGAATCACTGGACGAACTTCGAGCACAGGCGGCCCGTCAGATAGCAGATGTTCTCGTCGGTAAAGAGACGACGAATGTCGTAAACCCGGAAGCACTTGCATAA
- a CDS encoding CDP-alcohol phosphatidyltransferase family protein — MNDTGTRRPLKVREVKFVVAFARYLSGKQITPNQISVISILFAALAAAGFICFALYAHWWLLILAGLMIQCRLLCNLFDGMVAVEGGKKTNSGELFNDIPDRIADPLILVSAGYAMHMVAYGAELGWCAGLLAVMTAYIRTLSASIGAPVDFKGPMAKQHRMAVLTIACVLTAIETLVWHTDYCLLIALIVIILGAVVTCIRRAVSAYRFLEA; from the coding sequence ATGAATGACACCGGCACCAGACGACCGCTCAAGGTCCGCGAAGTGAAATTCGTTGTTGCGTTCGCACGTTACCTGAGCGGTAAGCAGATCACCCCCAACCAGATTTCCGTAATCAGCATTCTGTTCGCGGCTCTGGCGGCAGCCGGTTTTATCTGCTTTGCATTGTATGCACACTGGTGGCTGTTGATTCTGGCGGGATTGATGATCCAGTGCCGACTGCTGTGTAACCTCTTCGATGGGATGGTCGCCGTTGAGGGGGGCAAGAAAACGAATTCGGGCGAACTGTTCAACGATATTCCGGACCGGATCGCCGACCCGCTGATTCTGGTTTCAGCCGGTTATGCCATGCATATGGTCGCCTATGGTGCCGAACTGGGTTGGTGTGCAGGTTTGCTGGCTGTGATGACGGCCTACATCCGCACGTTGAGTGCCAGCATCGGGGCGCCCGTCGACTTCAAAGGCCCCATGGCCAAGCAGCATCGCATGGCCGTACTGACGATTGCCTGTGTGTTGACCGCGATCGAAACGCTGGTCTGGCACACGGATTACTGCTTGTTGATCGCTTTGATCGTGATCATCCTGGGAGCGGTTGTGACGTGCATCCGCCGTGCCGTTTCTGCCTATCGATTTCTGGAGGCCTGA